A single region of the Manihot esculenta cultivar AM560-2 chromosome 12, M.esculenta_v8, whole genome shotgun sequence genome encodes:
- the LOC110628831 gene encoding 1-aminocyclopropane-1-carboxylate synthase 9 has translation MQKKKAPSLWSNFSLLLCRGFMHLCTTIYISHLLSTSPLHHHIHSLLFSSLLLLRSPTKLIHPIISQILSIILCSSFFPLSLTHCLICTSLFVEETIPKMRLLSRKATCNTHGQDSSYFLGWEEYEKNPYDEIKNPTGIIQMGLAENQLSFDILESWLANNPDAAGFKKDGQSIFRELALFQDYHGLPAFKKALVDFMAEIRGNRVSFDQDKIVLTAGATSANETLIFCLAEPGEAFLLPTPYYPGFDRDLKWRTGVEIVPIQCTSSNGFQITAPALEEAYLEAQKRNLRVKGILVTNPSNPLGTTMSRSELNLLVNFITSKGIHLISDEIYSGTAFSSPGFVSIMEVLKDKKCENTEVWKRVHVVYSLSKDLGLPGFRVGAIYSNDELVVSAATKMSSFGLVSSQTQYLLSALLSDTKFTKNYLSENQRRLKERQKLLVKGLEKAGISCLKSNAGLFCWVNMKHLLRTNSFEAEMELWKKIVYDVKLNISPGSSCHCTEPGWFRVCFANMSEETLNLAMKRLKSFVDSTTMTSSHHQMLKNSRKRSLTKWVLRLSFHDDREPEER, from the exons atgcaaaaaaaaaaagccccGTCTCTATGGTCAAATTTCTCTCTGTTACTCTGTCGTGGTTTTATGCACTTGTGCACCACTATATATATCTCCCATTTGCTATCGACCTCTCCACTGCATCATCACATtcattctcttctcttctcttctcttcttcttcttcgttcTCCTACAAAGCTAATCCATCCAATCATCTCTCAAATTCTTTCTATTATCCTCTGCAGCtctttctttcctctttctCTCACTCACTGCTTGATTTGCACATCTCTATTTGTTGAAGAAACTATACCAAAAATGAGGCTATTGTCTAGAAAAGCCACGTGCAACACTCATGGCCAAGATTCTTCTTACTTCCTCGGATGGGAGGAATACGAGAAGAACCCATACGATGAGATCAAGAATCCAACAGGGATCATTCAGATGGGTCTCGCTGAGAATCAG CTCTCCTTTGATATTCTCGAGTCATGGCTAGCCAATAATCCTGACGCTGCTGGGTTCAAGAAAGATGGGCAATCCATATTTAGAGAGCTTGCACTCTTTCAAGATTATCATGGTCTCCCTGCTTTCAAGAAA GCATTGGTTGATTTCATGGCAGAAATAAGAGGAAACAGAGTATCTTTTGATCAAGATAAGATAGTTCTCACTGCTGGTGCAACTTCTGCGAATGAGACCCTCATTTTTTGCCTTGCTGAACCCGGCGAAGCCTTTCTTCTTCCAACTCCATACTACCCTGG ATTTGATAGAGATCTTAAGTGGAGAACTGGGGTTGAGATTGTGCCAATTCAATGTACAAGCTCAAATGGCTTCCAAATTACTGCACCAGCTCTTGAAGAGGCTTATCTAGAAGCCCAAAAACGCAACCTGAGGGTTAAGGGTATCTTGGTCACAAACCCCTCAAATCCATTAGGCACTACAATGAGCCGAAGTGAATTGAACCTTCTTGTTAACTTCATTACTTCTAAAGGCATTCATCTTATCAGCGATGAAATTTATTCTGGCACTGCGTTCAGTTCACCAGGCTTTGTGAGTATCATGGAAGTGTTGAAAGATAAGAAATGCGAGAATACTGAAGTTTGGAAAAGAGTTCACGTTGTTTACAGTCTTTCAAAGGATCTTGGCCTCCCTGGTTTTCGAGTTGGTGCAATTTACTCCAACGATGAGTTGGTTGTATCCGCAGCCACTAAAATGTCTAGCTTCGGTTTAGTTTCTTCTCAAACACAATATCTTCTCTCTGCTCTTCTCTCCGACACCAAGTTTACCAAGAACTATCTTTCAGAGAATCAAAGAAGGCTTAAAGAGCGACAAAAGTTGCTCGTCAAGGGCCTCGAAAAAGCAGGTATCAGCTGCCTTAAGAGCAATGCTGGCTTGTTTTGCTGGGTTAACATGAAGCATCTTTTGAGAACAAACTCATTCGAAGCAGAAATGGAACTCTGGAAAAAGATTGTTTATGATGTTAAGTTAAATATCTCTCCTGGTTCTTCTTGCCATTGCACCGAGCCAGGGTGGTTCCGAGTATGCTTCGCTAACATGTCCGAAGAAACTCTAAACCTGGCTATGAAGCGATTGAAGTCATTTGTCGACTCCACGACCATGACCAGTAGCCACCATCAGATGTtgaaaaattcaagaaaaagGTCTCTCACCAAGTGGGTTTTACGGTTATCATTCCACGACGACCGTGAGCCAGAAGAACGATAG